ATCGGCAAGACCACCCCATCCTAGATAATCAGCAAGATAGGCTTGTTCATACTCTCTTGGACTCCTATTTTCATTTTCAAGTCTTTTGAGCATCTTAATAGCTTTTATATTTTTATCTAGCTTTTCTGATGGTGTTAGGTATTCTGAGTAGATATGATTTTTCAAGTCATAATTTCTAGCAAAACTTAGCCTTTCCTTATTAGGTTCATAGCCTAGATTTTTTAAATCCTCTTTACCCCTCAATAAGTTTTCGGCTGCTTCTCTTGGAACATTGTATCTATCCATCATTTGGTCAATTTCAAGATTGTGGTTATCTATAAAGCTTTCTTGCTCTACTTGTCTTTCAATTTGTTTTTCATGCTCAGATAATTTGTATATCTCATAATTTCCACTATCTAAAAGGTCATCAATCTTTCTACTTTCTTCAAATGTTTCACCTTTATATAAAGGGAATTCTTCCCCATTAACTTCTACCTTAGTTCCAGCTTCAATTAAGTTAATTCCATCAAAGGTATTCTTATCTTCTAAAATAAATTCTTTTCCAACCTTTACTGCTAATTTTTCTGATGTTTGAGTTAGATTTTCAAAGATTTCTTCAAGGTATGAATCGTTTCTATATGGAATTACTTCCGAACCCCTAATCATACCTCCCATATACTCCATATTATCTCTAATGGTTACAGTTTTAAGTCCTCCACTTAGTTCATCAAAATCTGTAATGGTAAAGTCCTTATCTTTATATCTAACCTGATCACCTTTCTTAAACTTAGGCTCTATCTTTTCCTTAACTTCTTCTTGTGAAGCTTTTTCCTCACTTAGTGCAACTTGCTCTTCTAAATATGAAAATTCACGCTCATTAACTTCTTCACCATCTCCAAGGTCAATTCTATAATGTTCGACAATTTCGCCGTCTACATAGTGATCAAAATAGAATTTGAAATATCCGATATAATCATCAGTCATTTCTCCAAATTCATTTTCTCCATGAGTTTGATTATGGTCTTTAATATCAATATCCTTTTGTCTTAGGATATTGATTAAGTCTTTAGTTACTATCTGCCCACTATAATCGGGAACTAATTCGTGATTTTCATTAAATTCTACAATCCAGTAATCTTTTCTATTTTCAGTGTTTTTGCCATCAAAAAAAGAAGCTTCATCAGCTTCCTTTTCTGGACTTATTTCATTTTCTAAGCTTCCACGTATTCCTTGATTGCCATTTTCTTCACTGTTGCCATCAAGTTGTTCATCTGTCCTTGGTATTCCTCTGGATTCCCTCTCATCATTTTCTCTGTCAATCCTTGTGCTTTCATCATCTTGACTTTCTCTCTCTTGATAAAGTCCACTGCCTGATTCTGAATTTCCTTCAGGTGGTTCAAAAGTGTTTTCTCCTCGTACATTTTCTGAAGTTTCTTCCAGTTCTCCATGTCTTCGCTCCCTACCAGGTAAGACAGTCTTAGAACTGCGTATGTTGGATTCGGAAATCTCTCCATAAATTCCAGATCCTTCTCCATCATGTCCAAGGTTTTCTCTTCGATCTTCATTGCTATTTCTTCTGTCGCTTCCATCTGTGAAAACTCGTCCATCTCTACTTCTTGACCTATCATCTCGTCTATATAAATCATCTTGACCTCCTCTATCTTCATTTATATTTTCTATATCTCTATTATAGTCGCCACCGGCCCTTTCTGTCAGCAGCCTAGCTCGATCCATTTCCTTAGATTTTTCTATTGTGCTATCTATAATATCTTCGCTAACTCTTGATATTACAAGACCTATCTGTTCTAAAGAAATTGTATTAATCCTAGAAAAATTATTTTTTAAATTTTCCATATCCATAGGATAGGCTGTATTAAACCTATTAGCTATCGCATAGGATATTGAGTCTCTCATAAACTTTTCAAAACTCAGTCTATCCTCTACATCTATTCTCAAATCAGCAATAGCCAAATTAATATATTCATCTCCATAAATTCGACTTAAAGAAAATATATTTTCGTTTAGTGAATCACTAGCTTCAAATGAAGAATCTCTTATTATTTCTTTTAAAGCCTCGTTATGGTTTTCGTGGTCAAACTGCCATAAGCTAACCTCATTAATATTCCTATCCATTGATGTGGTTTGACTAATATCGAAAATATATGAAATTCTTTGATTTACATCACTTCCAACTAAAATTGGAATACCCTTTTGACCTCTCATAACAACTCGACCAAAATATTTCTTCCACATATCAAATGTCGCACAAGCTCTAGCTTCAGGTTCTTTGTTGTATATACTTAGTTGGCTAGAAAAATCATATTTCTGATTGTTACCTATAACTTTTAAGAGTTTTAAATATTCTTTTTCATCTTGTAAAACTTCATACTTTATTGCTTCTTGTATGTTCTTAAAATCATTTACTTGCATTTCCTACCTCCTTTTTTGAGTAATAAAAAAGACGATAGATTTTAAATAATCTACCGTCTATAATGTAATATAATTAAATGACCTATATTAATTCTTTAAGTTTTCCATATAAGTTCAATAATTCGTTAATATCCATATCCATTATAGGCTCATACATAAAAGAGTTTATATGAATATTTTCTGGAGTCATTATATTAACTTCATTAACTATATTAATTTGTTCTTCATTCGCAATCTGCTTATATGCATCAAATAATACCCTGGTCATATTATTAGTTTTATCTACATGATTCAGAAATTCCGCTTTATCTCCTGTTTTCAAATTATTTTTCACTTTCCAATTTAGCATACCATTATAATTATTAATTTTATCTAACATTATTTCCTCAGCTTTAAGTCTACAAGCCATTGATAATAAAACTTTATGCTCGAGCAAATTTAAGTTACTAGTTAAGTTTTCAGTAGTTTCATAAAGCTTTTCTATAACCAGATCATCCTCTTTAAACTCACTTGGTATATCAAATCTCCCTATATATTCTTTATATACTTTCCCTAAAGTTTTAAAATTAATAGTTCCTGAATTTTCTTTTTTGTGTAGTAAATTAGTTAATAGCTCATAATCGCTATCATAATAATTTGAATCATTAACAGATTTATCAAAACTATATTCAATTAGATTCCTAACAAATGGTATAAGTGCAAATAAGGAATATTTATCTGGTTTAGTTTTCCATGTTATAAAAGGTTGTTTTTGATATTTCTCTTCTATCAAATTTAAATCTTGTTTGTTTTCAACGATAAATCTAGATGTACGAGGTACATTTAGTCTAGAAGAAATTGTTCTATAAAAATCAAAATTATGAGATAAAATTATCATTCTAAAATTATCAATTGTTGCCATTTCATACAAATATTCTACAATAGCATACTTATTTTTATAATCAAAAGAATCTGCTATATCGTCTACTATAAATAGGACTTCATTGCTTTCTTTTTTTATTTTTTCTATGTCAAATATTATATTTAACAAATATAAAGATCTTTTCTCTCCTTGACTTAACACGTCTAATTTTTCTAAATTTGATCTATCTAAACTTGCTTGATTTTCACCCTTTTCAAATATAAACTCCACACGTGGTAGGTTTTCTCCTATTATCGCTCCCTTTAAATTTGATATTTTCATCTTATATGGAACAGTGAACCTATCTTCAAATATTTCTAAAGAACGATTCCACAATGTATTGTCTATATTGAGATTTTTAATATTCTCCTCTAATTCTTTATATATCTCTAATAAATCATCAAAAGATTTCTTTTCTTTCTTTATATATGAAGTCCATAATTCTTTTTTTAAATTATCTAAATTTTCTATTTTCAAAAACTCTATTAGTTCAGGATTGTTTTCTATTGTATCTCTTAATAATATGCCTTTTGTATCACTTAGTAACTTTTCTATCTGTTGAAATTCTGGAATATCTTTAATTTTCCCCTCTATTTCATATATTTTCTCTTGTAGTTCATCATTATTACCAATTACTATGCTATTATTTAAATTAAGTTTATTATCTCTTACAAAAAAATTATCTGAATCTAAATTTTTTGCAACATTCTTCAATTTTGGAAATGTGAATTGACCTTTTTCAAAAAAAGTATAACTACTGTATATAGTTTCAGCAGCTTCACAAAACTCTTTTATTTTATTTTGAAAACTACTGTCTTTTATTTTTTTAATTACACTATCATCAAAAATTGTAGAGTATTTAACATTAGGTAAATACGTTTTATTTTCAGCTTCACATAATTCTTTCAAGCTTAATAAAAAACTTTTTTCACTTAAATTCATGTCAGAAACTACTGTAGGCTCTAATTCATAAATTTTTCTTCCTTGTTGTGTTTTTTCAATTTTTAATCCTGAATATTGCACTAACTTTTTTAAAAAATTATTTTTTTGCTTTAATAAAGTTGTGATAGATTTTTTTGTTTTTTCGTCTACTAATAAATCTGCTACACTACTAGATTCATAATAATTCTCAAAGCTTTTTATTACAAACACTTGCTCTTTTCTTATATCTTGTCCATCTATGCTCACATTAACTTCTGCTTTTATATCGAATATTTCATCACGTATTTCGTCAGCTTTACCATCTTGAATTTTCTTAAAAGTTTTTGCAAAAGAAGTTTTCATCAATCCATTTTTTGCATATACTGTAATCACATTTGTATTTGTAAAATCAAATTCATGGTTAAACTCATCTATTCCATAACAATTCTTTAATTTACATTCTAGAATATCCATATCATATCCTCCTGTCTTTTATTTTATTATATCATTCACAATAATAAGTTTGCACTAACATGCATTATTGAACTAATAATGCACATTAAAACATCAACCACAATAGAATTGCCGGCCTGCTTATATAGTTTGCTTGAAGTGCAATTTTTTCTTCTTGAATGCACTTCCTCTAATTTGTCTATATCACTATCATCAAAACCCATGAGTCTTAGGCATTCTCTTTCTGTTAAATACCTATACCTACCATTTCCAATATCTATTATTCCAGAATTAGGTACTCTCATTTGTTTTGTAGAAATAGTATAAGAAAAATCTTTAATCACTTTGAGTCGCCCTCTAAAACTGTTATCTATGCTTTTATTTAAAAATTTCAGCATATAGGGTTGGGTCATTGTATAAAGTTCACTTACATCCTTTTCTAAAAATTCACTTAGTGGTCTAGTTTCTTTCCTCTCCAATTTATTAAAAGAAAAGTTATTTGCTCCTAGACATGAAACAACAAATATCCTCTCCCTTTTTTGAGGTATCCCAAAGTCCATTGCATTTAAAATTTCATACTTACTTTCATATCCAAGGTCTTCTAACTCCTTTAGATAAATAAACAAGGAGTCCCTCATATTTCTATCAAGGACTCCTTTTACATTTTCCCAAATTATCCATTTAGGTTTATCTTTCATTTCTTTGATTATTCTAATTGTTTCAAATAGTAAGCTTGATCTAGTTCCTGAATTCTTTACTCCTCCTTGCTTTTTCCCTATTCTTGAAAAGTCTTGGCAAGGACTTCCATGCATAATTAAGTCTATCTTCTCATTAGGAGCTTTATATCCTACTACTGATTTTGGCTTATAAGCCTCTCCATAAAGTGCGTTGTATGATTTAACACAAGCCTTATCTATTTCTACATAATCAACTACTTCATAAGATATCTTTAAATTAATAAAAGCCTTTCTAATAGCACCTATGCCACCGAAAAGCTCCAATATTTTTACCTTATTCATTTAGATTATTCTTGTACCTATCTACAAGCTCCCTTATACTATCTTCTATTTCTCTTAAAAAGTCTTCTTTATCTACTTCACCAGAGCTAATCTTTGCAAGTTTCATTTCCCATTCAGATGTTGTTTTAGCTGACTTAAACTTATCCTCTACAATTGATACAAGTCTATTGCCTTTTTCTGTTACAAGTAGATTTTTCTTATCTCTTCTTATAAGGTCCTTATGGATAAGATTTTCAATAATTCCTGCTCTTGTAGCTGGTGTTCCTAAGCCTTTTCTCTCCACTTCTATATCTTTATCCAGTGATTCAATCCCTGCATTCTCCATAGCCTTTAAAAGTGTATCTTCATTATAATGACTTGGAGCTTTTGTAAATTTCTCCGATATATTTTTAGAAGTTAGCTTAATTTTATCTCCAGTCTTTACATCTGGTAATTCATTTTCTTGCTTTTCTTTTCCATAAGCCTTTAGATACTTGGTATAACCTTCATCGATTATAGTCTTTCCACTTGCATTGAAGTTAAATTTATCATATTCATATCTGATTTTTCTACTAGATTCCTTTAAGTTATCCGAACATGAAGCAAGTAGTTTATCCTTAATTAGATTATAGACTTTGCTTTCTTTATCAGATAAATCTTTAACTTTTCCAATACCTGATATAGTAGGAATAATCGCATAGTGGTCTGTAACCTTAGATGAATTAAAAATAGACTTAAAGTTTGATTCGTTGATTTTAAAACCTTCTTCAAGTCCTTCTAATAATTCTTTCATAGTAGTAACCATATCATCGGTTAAATACCTGCTATCTGTTCTTGGGTATGTGATTAGCTTTTTTTCATACAGACCTTGTGCCATATTTAAAGTGTCATTTGCTGAATATCCAAAATATTTATTTGCTTCTCTCTGTAAGGTAGTGAGATCATAAGGCTTATCTGGTTTTGTGCTTATTTCTTTATCCTCTACCTCTGTAATAACTATTTCATCTTCTATCAAGTTTAAAAGTTGCTCTGCCACTTCGATTTTATCAATCCTATCTGATACAAGTTTCAATCCTTTATAAGATAGGTCAACTGTATAATATTTTTGCTTCTTAAATAGATTTATTTCACTATCCCTTTTAGCTATTAAATATAGAGTTGGTGTTTGTACTCTACCAACTGAATATGTTTCCTTGTAAATGCAAGAATAAAGCCTACTTAAATTCATTCCTACCAGCCAATCAGAGGTAGCTCTTGCACTTGCCGATCCATATAAGTCTTCAAATTTTTCTCCGTCTTTAAGATTTCTAAAACCATCTTCAATAGCTTTGTTTTCCATTGAAGATATCCAAAGTCTTTGAATTTTCTTCTTACATTTAGCTTGATTATATACAAGCCTAAAAATAAGTTCTCCCTCTCTTCCAGCATCACAAGCATTTATAACTGTGTCGATATTCTTATCGTTTAAAAGTTTCTTTAAAACTCCATATTGTTTTTTAGTGCTTTTAGATACTTCATAAATATATTCTTCTGGAATTATAGGAAGATTTTCTATTGTCCATTTCTTCCATTTTTCGTCGTGTCTTTCTGGACTTGCCATTTGAATTAAATGACCGACACACCAAGAAACAATGTATCCATTCCCCTCATAATATCCGTTTTTTCTTGTTCTTGCTCCAATTACTTTTGCAATTGTAACTGCTACGCTTGGCTTTTCTGCTATTACTAATTTCATTAATACCTCCATAAATAAAAAAAGAGCGAAAGATTTCTCTCTCGCTCAAACTTTTAAAAATTATTATAATAGTTCATCTTCATCGTCTTCATC
This Finegoldia magna ATCC 53516 DNA region includes the following protein-coding sequences:
- a CDS encoding DNA cytosine methyltransferase, whose translation is MNKVKILELFGGIGAIRKAFINLKISYEVVDYVEIDKACVKSYNALYGEAYKPKSVVGYKAPNEKIDLIMHGSPCQDFSRIGKKQGGVKNSGTRSSLLFETIRIIKEMKDKPKWIIWENVKGVLDRNMRDSLFIYLKELEDLGYESKYEILNAMDFGIPQKRERIFVVSCLGANNFSFNKLERKETRPLSEFLEKDVSELYTMTQPYMLKFLNKSIDNSFRGRLKVIKDFSYTISTKQMRVPNSGIIDIGNGRYRYLTERECLRLMGFDDSDIDKLEEVHSRRKNCTSSKLYKQAGNSIVVDVLMCIISSIMHVSANLLL
- a CDS encoding DNA topoisomerase 3 produces the protein MKLVIAEKPSVAVTIAKVIGARTRKNGYYEGNGYIVSWCVGHLIQMASPERHDEKWKKWTIENLPIIPEEYIYEVSKSTKKQYGVLKKLLNDKNIDTVINACDAGREGELIFRLVYNQAKCKKKIQRLWISSMENKAIEDGFRNLKDGEKFEDLYGSASARATSDWLVGMNLSRLYSCIYKETYSVGRVQTPTLYLIAKRDSEINLFKKQKYYTVDLSYKGLKLVSDRIDKIEVAEQLLNLIEDEIVITEVEDKEISTKPDKPYDLTTLQREANKYFGYSANDTLNMAQGLYEKKLITYPRTDSRYLTDDMVTTMKELLEGLEEGFKINESNFKSIFNSSKVTDHYAIIPTISGIGKVKDLSDKESKVYNLIKDKLLASCSDNLKESSRKIRYEYDKFNFNASGKTIIDEGYTKYLKAYGKEKQENELPDVKTGDKIKLTSKNISEKFTKAPSHYNEDTLLKAMENAGIESLDKDIEVERKGLGTPATRAGIIENLIHKDLIRRDKKNLLVTEKGNRLVSIVEDKFKSAKTTSEWEMKLAKISSGEVDKEDFLREIEDSIRELVDRYKNNLNE